In Opisthocomus hoazin isolate bOpiHoa1 chromosome 14, bOpiHoa1.hap1, whole genome shotgun sequence, the following proteins share a genomic window:
- the NXT2 gene encoding NTF2-related export protein 2 isoform X2, translating to MAASVDFKTYVDQACRAADEFVNIYYETMDKRRRALSRLYLDKATLVWNGNAVSGPEELNKFFEMLPSSEFQVNVLDCQPVHEQATQGQTTVLVVTSGTVKFDGDKQRYFNQNFLLTAQATPTNTVWKIASDCFRFQDWAS from the exons ATGGCCGCCTCCGTG GATTTCAAAACGTACGTGGATCAAGCATGTAGAGCTGCAGATGAGTTTGTCAACATTTATTATGAAACGATGGATAAGAGAAGAAGG GCTTTATCAAGACTTTATTTGGACAAAGCAACGTTAGTTTGGAATGGTAACGCAGTGTCCGGGCCAGAAGAACTGAACAAATTTTTTGAAATGTTGCCATCTAGTGAATTCCAGGTTAATGTGTTGGACTGCCAGCCCGTTCATG AGCAAGCTACTCAAGGCCAGACAACAGTCCTCGTGGTGACAAGTGGGACAGTAAAATTTGATGGCGACAAGCAGCGCTACTTCAATCAGAACTTCTTGCTGACAGCGCAAGCCACACCTACCAACACAGTGTGGAAGATCGCCAGTGACTGTTTCCGCTTTCAGGACTGGGCCAGTTAG
- the NXT2 gene encoding NTF2-related export protein 2 isoform X4, producing MDKRRRALSRLYLDKATLVWNGNAVSGPEELNKFFEMLPSSEFQVNVLDCQPVHEQATQGQTTVLVVTSGTVKFDGDKQRYFNQNFLLTAQATPTNTVWKIASDCFRFQDWAS from the exons ATGGATAAGAGAAGAAGG GCTTTATCAAGACTTTATTTGGACAAAGCAACGTTAGTTTGGAATGGTAACGCAGTGTCCGGGCCAGAAGAACTGAACAAATTTTTTGAAATGTTGCCATCTAGTGAATTCCAGGTTAATGTGTTGGACTGCCAGCCCGTTCATG AGCAAGCTACTCAAGGCCAGACAACAGTCCTCGTGGTGACAAGTGGGACAGTAAAATTTGATGGCGACAAGCAGCGCTACTTCAATCAGAACTTCTTGCTGACAGCGCAAGCCACACCTACCAACACAGTGTGGAAGATCGCCAGTGACTGTTTCCGCTTTCAGGACTGGGCCAGTTAG
- the NXT2 gene encoding NTF2-related export protein 2 isoform X3 has protein sequence MDFKTYVDQACRAADEFVNIYYETMDKRRRALSRLYLDKATLVWNGNAVSGPEELNKFFEMLPSSEFQVNVLDCQPVHEQATQGQTTVLVVTSGTVKFDGDKQRYFNQNFLLTAQATPTNTVWKIASDCFRFQDWAS, from the exons GATTTCAAAACGTACGTGGATCAAGCATGTAGAGCTGCAGATGAGTTTGTCAACATTTATTATGAAACGATGGATAAGAGAAGAAGG GCTTTATCAAGACTTTATTTGGACAAAGCAACGTTAGTTTGGAATGGTAACGCAGTGTCCGGGCCAGAAGAACTGAACAAATTTTTTGAAATGTTGCCATCTAGTGAATTCCAGGTTAATGTGTTGGACTGCCAGCCCGTTCATG AGCAAGCTACTCAAGGCCAGACAACAGTCCTCGTGGTGACAAGTGGGACAGTAAAATTTGATGGCGACAAGCAGCGCTACTTCAATCAGAACTTCTTGCTGACAGCGCAAGCCACACCTACCAACACAGTGTGGAAGATCGCCAGTGACTGTTTCCGCTTTCAGGACTGGGCCAGTTAG
- the NXT2 gene encoding NTF2-related export protein 2 isoform X1, protein MISSLQDFKTYVDQACRAADEFVNIYYETMDKRRRALSRLYLDKATLVWNGNAVSGPEELNKFFEMLPSSEFQVNVLDCQPVHEQATQGQTTVLVVTSGTVKFDGDKQRYFNQNFLLTAQATPTNTVWKIASDCFRFQDWAS, encoded by the exons ATGATTTCTTCTCTCCAGGATTTCAAAACGTACGTGGATCAAGCATGTAGAGCTGCAGATGAGTTTGTCAACATTTATTATGAAACGATGGATAAGAGAAGAAGG GCTTTATCAAGACTTTATTTGGACAAAGCAACGTTAGTTTGGAATGGTAACGCAGTGTCCGGGCCAGAAGAACTGAACAAATTTTTTGAAATGTTGCCATCTAGTGAATTCCAGGTTAATGTGTTGGACTGCCAGCCCGTTCATG AGCAAGCTACTCAAGGCCAGACAACAGTCCTCGTGGTGACAAGTGGGACAGTAAAATTTGATGGCGACAAGCAGCGCTACTTCAATCAGAACTTCTTGCTGACAGCGCAAGCCACACCTACCAACACAGTGTGGAAGATCGCCAGTGACTGTTTCCGCTTTCAGGACTGGGCCAGTTAG